One segment of Variovorax paradoxus DNA contains the following:
- a CDS encoding aldo/keto reductase has product MRTLQLPTGGEMPVIGLGTWRMGEDERSRAAEVKAVREAIALGYRLFDTAEMYGEGGAETVLGQAIGEALRSGDVRREALFVVSKVYPHNASRRGTREACERSLQRLGLETIDLYLLHWRGNHPLHDTVAAMQSLVADGRIAHWGVSNFDTDDMEELMQCVGNGPPCAANQVYLSLGERGPEFSLLPWQCERGIPLMAYSPIDQGALAHDHGLAELARQLGVTAAQLALAAVIARPGVVAIPKAVRSAHLKENLAAAALQLDATTLAELDRLHSLPTRKMPLAMI; this is encoded by the coding sequence ATGCGAACACTCCAACTCCCCACCGGCGGCGAGATGCCGGTAATCGGCCTGGGCACTTGGCGCATGGGTGAAGACGAACGCAGCCGCGCGGCCGAGGTGAAAGCGGTGCGCGAAGCCATCGCGCTCGGCTACCGGCTCTTCGACACTGCGGAGATGTACGGTGAAGGCGGCGCGGAAACCGTGCTCGGCCAGGCCATCGGGGAGGCGCTGCGTTCGGGCGACGTGCGGCGCGAGGCACTGTTCGTCGTCAGCAAGGTCTATCCGCACAACGCCAGCCGGCGCGGCACGCGCGAGGCGTGCGAACGCAGCCTGCAGCGGCTCGGGCTGGAGACCATCGACCTCTACCTGCTGCATTGGCGCGGCAACCATCCGCTGCACGACACCGTGGCAGCCATGCAGTCGCTGGTGGCCGACGGGCGCATTGCGCACTGGGGCGTGAGCAACTTCGACACCGACGACATGGAGGAGCTCATGCAGTGCGTGGGCAACGGCCCGCCTTGCGCGGCGAACCAGGTCTACCTGTCGCTCGGCGAGCGGGGTCCGGAGTTCAGCCTGCTGCCGTGGCAGTGCGAACGCGGCATCCCGCTGATGGCCTACAGCCCCATCGACCAAGGCGCGCTGGCCCACGACCACGGATTGGCCGAGCTTGCCCGCCAACTGGGCGTGACCGCCGCACAACTCGCACTCGCCGCAGTGATCGCACGGCCCGGCGTCGTGGCGATCCCGAAGGCGGTGCGCAGCGCACACCTGAAGGAGAACCTCGCCGCCGCCGCCCTGCAACTCGATGCGACGACCCTGGCCGAACTGGATCGCCTGCATTCGCTGCCGACGCGAAAGATGCCCCTCGCGATGATCTGA
- a CDS encoding tartrate dehydrogenase, which produces MQKKHRIAVIPGDGIGVEVMPEGLRVLDAVGRRFGIDFSYDHFDWGSDHYVRTGLMMPADWADKIQGHDAIYFGAVGAPDKVPDHIAVWGLLIKIRRDFDQYVNLRPVRLMPGVPGPLAHRKPGDIDFLVVRENTEGEYTSVGGRLFEGTPREMAIQEAVFTRTGVDRIIDYAFTLANRRKRKSLTAATKSNGISITMPYWDERLAEIAKRYPDVATNKFHIDILCAHFVQHPDWFDVVVASNLFGDILSDLGPACTGTIGIAPSANLNPERKFPSLFEPVHGSAPDIAGKGIANPIGQIWSAALMLDHLGNNDPVYAEASAAVVSAIETVLSEGPRTRDMGGTANTVDVGRAIADCISA; this is translated from the coding sequence ATGCAGAAAAAGCACAGGATTGCCGTCATTCCCGGAGACGGCATCGGCGTCGAGGTCATGCCCGAAGGTTTGCGCGTGCTCGACGCGGTCGGACGCCGCTTCGGCATCGACTTCTCCTACGACCATTTCGACTGGGGTTCCGACCACTACGTGCGCACCGGCCTGATGATGCCGGCCGACTGGGCCGACAAGATCCAGGGTCATGACGCCATCTACTTCGGCGCGGTGGGTGCACCCGACAAGGTGCCCGACCACATCGCCGTGTGGGGCCTGCTCATCAAGATCCGCCGCGACTTCGATCAGTACGTCAACCTGCGCCCCGTGCGCCTGATGCCCGGCGTGCCCGGCCCGCTGGCGCACCGCAAGCCCGGCGACATCGACTTCCTGGTGGTGCGCGAGAACACCGAAGGCGAATACACCTCGGTGGGCGGCCGCCTGTTCGAAGGCACACCGCGCGAGATGGCCATCCAGGAAGCGGTGTTCACCCGCACCGGCGTGGACCGCATCATCGACTACGCGTTCACGCTCGCCAACCGCCGCAAGCGCAAGAGCCTGACGGCCGCCACCAAGTCGAACGGCATCTCGATCACCATGCCCTATTGGGACGAGCGCCTGGCCGAGATCGCCAAGCGCTACCCCGACGTGGCAACGAACAAGTTCCACATCGACATCCTGTGCGCGCACTTCGTGCAGCATCCCGACTGGTTCGACGTGGTGGTGGCCTCCAACCTGTTCGGCGACATCCTGTCGGACCTGGGCCCGGCCTGCACCGGCACGATCGGCATCGCGCCCTCGGCCAACCTGAACCCGGAGCGCAAGTTCCCTTCGCTGTTCGAGCCGGTGCACGGTTCCGCGCCCGACATCGCGGGCAAGGGCATCGCCAACCCGATCGGCCAGATCTGGTCGGCCGCGCTGATGCTCGACCACCTCGGCAACAACGACCCCGTGTACGCGGAGGCTTCGGCCGCCGTGGTCTCGGCCATCGAGACGGTGCTGAGCGAAGGCCCGCGCACCCGCGACATGGGCGGCACGGCCAACACGGTGGACGTGGGCCGCGCGATTGCCGACTGCATCTCCGCATGA
- a CDS encoding ABC transporter permease, with protein MGLFLLKRTLTLIGTLVGASIIVFLVLEILPGNAAQMLMGPDASPEAVAALATKLGLDLPAWTRYWHWIGGLLTGNLGDSYAYSSPVLDLILERLALTVPLAMMAMALTVVIALLVGVTAAARHNKLGDVGLMGMAQVGIAIPNFWFAILLILVFSVQLQWFSAGGFEGWGDGVFAGIKSLLLPALSLAVVQAAILARITRSAVLEVMREDFVRTARAKGVSQRMVLWTHVLRNAMIPVITVMGMQFSELLAGTIVVENVFYLPGLGRLIFQAISNRDLIVVRNCVMLLAAMVVIVNFVVDVLYAVIDPRIKASDI; from the coding sequence ATGGGCCTGTTCCTTCTGAAGCGCACGCTGACGCTGATCGGCACGCTGGTCGGCGCGTCGATCATCGTGTTTCTCGTCCTGGAGATCCTGCCCGGCAACGCCGCGCAGATGCTCATGGGCCCCGACGCCTCGCCCGAAGCCGTGGCGGCGCTGGCCACCAAGCTCGGCCTCGACCTGCCCGCCTGGACGCGCTACTGGCACTGGATCGGCGGCCTGCTCACCGGCAACCTCGGCGACAGCTACGCCTACAGCTCGCCGGTGCTCGACCTGATCCTGGAGCGCCTCGCGCTCACCGTACCCCTGGCCATGATGGCGATGGCGCTCACCGTCGTCATCGCGCTGCTGGTCGGCGTGACGGCCGCGGCGCGCCACAACAAGCTCGGCGACGTCGGGCTGATGGGCATGGCCCAGGTCGGCATCGCCATTCCGAACTTCTGGTTCGCGATCCTTCTGATCCTGGTGTTCTCGGTGCAGCTGCAGTGGTTCTCCGCCGGCGGCTTCGAGGGCTGGGGCGACGGCGTCTTCGCGGGCATCAAGTCGCTGCTGCTGCCGGCCCTGTCGCTGGCCGTGGTGCAGGCCGCGATCCTCGCGCGCATCACGCGCTCGGCGGTGCTCGAGGTGATGCGCGAGGACTTCGTTCGCACCGCGCGCGCCAAGGGCGTGTCGCAGCGCATGGTGCTGTGGACCCACGTGCTGCGCAACGCGATGATTCCGGTCATCACGGTCATGGGCATGCAGTTCTCCGAGCTGCTGGCCGGCACCATCGTGGTGGAGAACGTGTTCTACCTGCCAGGGCTGGGCCGCCTCATCTTCCAGGCCATCAGCAACCGCGACCTGATCGTGGTGCGCAACTGCGTGATGCTGCTGGCGGCCATGGTGGTCATCGTGAACTTCGTGGTCGACGTGCTGTATGCCGTGATCGACCCGCGCATCAAGGCCAGCGACATATGA
- a CDS encoding ABC transporter permease, with protein sequence MNAIMAPSAAALKLPGFWQRAVKHRSFVIGGVLAALLLLAALVSFVWTPWSPYAMDMANKMQAPSASHWLGTDAFGRDVASLLLVGARASILVGVIAVGIGLVVGTALGLLAAARRGWVEEAVMRLSDFTLAFPAILSAIMMTAVFGAGIVNAIVAIGIYNIPTFARITRASANAIWSREYVAASRACGKGSFAITMQHVLPNISAVLIVQITIRFAIAILAEAALSYLGLGTQPPQPSWGRMLSEAQTLMFQQPLLAVFPGMAIALAVLGLNLLGDGLRDLLDPRLARAR encoded by the coding sequence ATGAACGCGATCATGGCTCCGAGCGCTGCGGCGCTCAAGCTCCCCGGTTTCTGGCAACGTGCGGTGAAGCACCGCAGCTTCGTCATCGGAGGGGTGCTCGCCGCCCTGCTGCTGCTGGCGGCGCTGGTGTCCTTCGTGTGGACGCCCTGGTCGCCCTACGCGATGGACATGGCCAACAAGATGCAGGCGCCCTCGGCGTCGCACTGGCTCGGCACCGACGCCTTCGGACGCGATGTGGCGTCGCTGCTGCTCGTGGGCGCGCGCGCATCGATCCTGGTGGGTGTGATCGCCGTGGGCATCGGCCTCGTGGTGGGCACCGCGCTGGGCCTGCTGGCCGCCGCCAGGCGCGGCTGGGTCGAGGAAGCCGTCATGCGGCTGTCGGACTTCACGCTCGCATTTCCCGCGATTCTCTCGGCCATCATGATGACTGCGGTGTTCGGCGCCGGCATCGTGAATGCCATCGTGGCCATCGGCATCTACAACATTCCCACGTTCGCACGCATCACGCGCGCGTCGGCCAACGCGATCTGGTCGCGCGAGTACGTGGCCGCCTCTCGCGCCTGCGGCAAGGGTTCGTTCGCCATCACCATGCAGCATGTGCTGCCGAACATCTCGGCCGTGCTGATCGTGCAGATCACCATCCGCTTCGCCATCGCCATCCTGGCCGAGGCCGCCCTCTCCTACCTTGGCTTGGGCACGCAGCCGCCGCAGCCTTCGTGGGGCCGCATGCTCAGCGAGGCGCAGACGCTCATGTTCCAGCAGCCGCTGCTGGCCGTCTTCCCCGGCATGGCCATCGCGCTGGCGGTGCTGGGCCTGAACCTGCTGGGCGATGGCCTGCGCGACCTGCTCGACCCGCGCCTGGCGCGTGCACGCTGA
- a CDS encoding ABC transporter ATP-binding protein: protein MPLLEVNNLQIGLQTQRGPAQAVRGISFSLERGETLGIVGESGCGKSITVMSLMGLLPSSAKVSGSIKLDGQELVGLPEKQMCEVRGNRIGMIFQEPMTALNPVHTIARQVGEPLRLHRGLTKAQARKEALELLERVGIPDAASRLDAYPHQFSGGQRQRIGIAMALACGPDLLIADEPTTALDVTIQKQVLDLIQGLVKEMGMALILISHDLGVIANSVQRMLVMYGGSAVESGPTETVFAGRAHPYTRGLFAARPAIGAVRAGRLPTIRGSVPELVDMPRGCAFAGRCAHTIDLCHSTRPQATMLPNDHTVRCLRLAEIAALNTRTTAVPVVSA, encoded by the coding sequence ATGCCCCTCCTCGAAGTCAACAACCTCCAGATCGGCCTGCAGACCCAGCGCGGCCCGGCACAGGCCGTGCGCGGCATCTCGTTCTCGCTGGAACGCGGCGAAACGCTGGGCATCGTCGGCGAATCGGGCTGCGGCAAATCGATCACCGTGATGTCGCTCATGGGCCTGCTGCCCTCGAGCGCCAAGGTCTCGGGCAGCATCAAGCTCGACGGCCAGGAACTCGTCGGCCTGCCCGAGAAGCAGATGTGCGAGGTGCGCGGCAACCGCATCGGCATGATCTTCCAGGAGCCGATGACGGCGCTGAATCCGGTGCACACCATCGCGCGGCAGGTGGGCGAGCCGCTGCGGCTGCACCGCGGCCTGACCAAGGCGCAGGCCCGCAAGGAAGCGCTGGAACTGCTCGAGCGCGTGGGTATTCCCGATGCGGCCTCGCGGCTCGACGCGTATCCGCACCAGTTCTCCGGCGGCCAGCGCCAGCGCATCGGCATTGCCATGGCGCTCGCCTGCGGCCCCGACCTGCTGATTGCCGACGAGCCCACCACCGCGCTCGACGTGACCATCCAGAAGCAGGTGCTCGACCTGATCCAGGGCCTCGTCAAGGAAATGGGCATGGCGCTGATCCTGATCTCGCACGACCTCGGCGTGATCGCCAACAGCGTGCAGCGCATGCTCGTGATGTACGGCGGCAGCGCGGTGGAGAGCGGCCCGACCGAGACCGTCTTCGCCGGCCGTGCCCACCCTTACACGCGCGGCCTGTTCGCAGCGCGGCCCGCCATCGGCGCGGTGCGTGCCGGCCGCCTGCCGACCATCCGCGGCAGCGTGCCGGAGCTGGTCGACATGCCGCGCGGCTGCGCCTTCGCGGGCCGCTGCGCCCACACCATCGACCTGTGCCACAGCACCCGCCCGCAGGCCACGATGCTTCCGAACGACCACACGGTGCGCTGCCTGCGCCTCGCCGAGATCGCCGCCTTGAACACCCGCACGACCGCAGTGCCGGTCGTCTCCGCATGA
- a CDS encoding ATP-binding cassette domain-containing protein: MSQPTTAGQPLLAVNNLYRHYALPREKLFGPPPTVKALNGVSFEVQAGQSVGIVGESGSGKSTIARLVMALDTPTSGTVSLEGRDLHALSKSELRTARRDFQMVFQDPYGSLDPRQTVARIVAEPLEALAETSRAEQRERASEALAAVGLRTTDMDKYPHEFSGGQRQRIAIARALITRPKLIVADEPVSALDVSVQAQVLNLMQDLQQQFGVSYLLISHDLAVVNHLCDEVCVVFKGRIVERGRPADLFAHAQHEYTRTLLSAVLHTPSR; the protein is encoded by the coding sequence ATGAGCCAGCCCACCACCGCCGGTCAGCCCCTGCTGGCCGTGAACAACCTGTATCGCCACTACGCGCTGCCGCGCGAGAAACTCTTCGGTCCGCCGCCCACCGTGAAGGCCCTCAACGGCGTGAGCTTCGAGGTACAGGCCGGCCAGAGCGTGGGCATCGTCGGCGAATCGGGCTCGGGCAAGTCGACCATCGCGCGTCTCGTGATGGCGCTCGACACGCCCACCTCGGGCACCGTCTCGCTCGAGGGCCGCGACCTGCATGCGCTCTCGAAGTCCGAGCTGCGCACCGCGCGGCGCGACTTCCAGATGGTGTTCCAGGACCCCTACGGCTCGCTCGATCCGCGCCAGACCGTCGCGCGCATCGTGGCCGAGCCGCTGGAGGCACTGGCCGAGACCAGCCGCGCCGAGCAGCGCGAGCGCGCGTCCGAGGCGCTCGCCGCAGTGGGCCTGCGCACCACCGACATGGACAAGTATCCGCACGAGTTCTCGGGCGGCCAGCGCCAGCGCATCGCCATCGCGCGCGCGCTCATCACGCGCCCCAAGCTCATCGTGGCCGACGAGCCGGTGAGCGCACTCGACGTGTCGGTGCAGGCGCAGGTGCTCAACCTCATGCAGGACCTGCAGCAGCAGTTCGGCGTGAGCTACCTGCTCATCAGCCACGACCTCGCGGTGGTCAACCACCTGTGCGACGAAGTCTGCGTGGTCTTCAAGGGCCGCATCGTGGAGCGGGGCCGCCCGGCCGACCTCTTCGCGCATGCGCAGCACGAGTACACGCGCACGCTGCTCTCCGCGGTCCTGCACACGCCTTCCCGCTAG
- a CDS encoding ABC transporter substrate-binding protein → MLKRRTLMTSAMAAAIPGVFLPQARAQAGKNTLTIGMPLEPPGLDPTTGAASAIAEITQYNIFETLTKVNADGSVTPMLAESWSSSPDMKTFVFKLRKNVRFQNGEPFNASVVKFSFDRAGGAKSTNKDKRFFSEIGTVVLDEHTVGVNSTLPNPDLPFMLGQSTACLVEPKSADTNATAPVGTGPYKLSAWQRGASCTLVKSATYRDPGLAKIEKFVFRFMSDTAAQTAALLSNDIDIFPRAGTRSVSQFKGNSRFQVIEVGTRGKVILTINNRKKPLDDVRVRRAILAAIDRNAIIQGAADGFGKPIGSHYAMGAPGFVDTTSINPFDIEKAKKLLAEAGVKTPLELRLQLPPPSYARQGGEVIAAQLAQIGINVKIQNVEWAQWLSGTFGGAHDFDLTMVAHVEPFDLVKYTETDYYWGYDSKKFRDLFVTIQGEENKKRRADLLAEAQRQLANDAVNGFLYQAVFPTIARKEVKGLWPSMPIVVNDLAAISWG, encoded by the coding sequence ATGTTGAAGCGACGCACACTCATGACTTCCGCCATGGCGGCGGCAATCCCGGGTGTCTTCCTGCCCCAGGCCCGCGCCCAGGCCGGCAAGAACACGCTGACGATCGGCATGCCGCTCGAACCGCCGGGCCTGGACCCGACGACAGGCGCCGCATCGGCCATCGCGGAAATCACGCAATACAACATCTTCGAGACGCTCACCAAGGTGAATGCGGACGGCTCGGTCACGCCGATGCTGGCCGAGAGCTGGTCGTCGTCGCCCGACATGAAGACCTTCGTATTCAAGCTGCGCAAGAACGTGCGCTTCCAGAACGGCGAGCCTTTCAACGCCTCGGTGGTGAAGTTCTCGTTCGACCGCGCCGGTGGCGCCAAGAGCACCAACAAGGACAAGCGCTTCTTCAGCGAGATCGGCACCGTGGTGCTCGACGAGCACACGGTGGGCGTGAACAGCACGCTGCCCAACCCCGACCTGCCCTTCATGCTGGGCCAGTCGACCGCCTGCCTGGTCGAGCCCAAGAGCGCCGACACCAATGCAACCGCGCCGGTGGGCACCGGCCCGTACAAGCTCAGCGCCTGGCAGCGCGGCGCCTCGTGCACGCTCGTGAAGTCGGCCACGTACCGCGACCCGGGCCTGGCGAAGATCGAGAAGTTCGTCTTCCGCTTCATGTCCGACACGGCCGCGCAGACCGCCGCGCTGCTGTCGAACGACATTGACATCTTCCCGCGCGCGGGCACGCGCTCGGTGAGCCAGTTCAAGGGCAACTCGCGCTTCCAGGTGATCGAGGTGGGCACGCGCGGCAAGGTGATCCTGACCATCAACAACCGCAAGAAGCCGCTGGACGACGTGCGCGTGCGCCGCGCCATCCTGGCGGCCATCGACCGCAACGCCATCATCCAGGGCGCGGCCGACGGCTTCGGCAAGCCCATCGGCAGCCACTACGCCATGGGCGCGCCCGGCTTCGTGGACACCACCAGCATCAACCCCTTCGACATCGAGAAGGCGAAGAAGCTGCTGGCCGAGGCCGGCGTGAAGACGCCGCTCGAATTGCGCCTGCAGCTGCCCCCGCCCTCGTACGCACGCCAGGGCGGCGAGGTCATCGCGGCGCAGCTCGCGCAGATCGGCATCAACGTGAAGATCCAGAACGTCGAGTGGGCGCAGTGGCTCAGCGGCACCTTCGGCGGCGCGCACGACTTCGACCTGACGATGGTCGCGCATGTGGAGCCGTTCGACCTGGTGAAGTACACGGAGACGGACTACTACTGGGGCTACGACTCGAAGAAGTTCCGCGACCTGTTCGTCACCATCCAGGGCGAGGAGAACAAGAAGCGCCGCGCCGACCTGCTGGCCGAGGCGCAGCGCCAGCTGGCCAACGACGCGGTCAACGGCTTCCTGTACCAGGCGGTGTTTCCGACGATCGCGCGCAAGGAAGTCAAGGGCCTGTGGCCGAGCATGCCGATCGTGGTGAACGACCTGGCCGCCATCTCCTGGGGTTGA
- a CDS encoding amidase: MSKPLYALGVQELHAAYAAKELSPVEVARSVNDRIAAYEPELHATWLFRPELALEQAKASEARWLAGKPRGTLDGVPVTIKDNLATEGDPMPLGTAAYELVPMTYDSPPAARLKEDGAVMVAKTTMPDLGMLSSGLSSFHELSRNPWDLSRTPGGSSSGAGSAAAGGYGPLHVGTDIGGSLRLPASWCGIYTLKPSFGRIPLSSPYMGRCAGPMTRTVADSALMMASVAQPDDRDYSELPAPSIDWNAFEVDPSFIKGKRVALHMDAGCGLPLDPQIGEAVRRAAKRIEAAGAQVEEIGAFMTPQMLQGMDHFWRMRSCLDMQAMTEAQRAKILPYIRAWAESASGFSGAHIFDAYSQFIATRIATVAATKAYDFVLSPVSPNLPAPADHASPTNDPMRPLEHIGFTVPYNMSEQPAASINCGYSAEGLPIGLQIAGRRFDDLGVLQFSRAFEQIREAQRPWPEPK; this comes from the coding sequence ATGAGCAAGCCACTCTACGCACTGGGTGTGCAGGAACTGCACGCCGCCTACGCCGCCAAGGAACTGTCGCCGGTGGAAGTGGCGCGCTCGGTCAACGATCGCATTGCCGCCTACGAGCCCGAGCTGCACGCCACCTGGCTGTTCCGCCCCGAACTGGCGCTCGAACAGGCGAAGGCCTCCGAGGCCCGCTGGCTGGCCGGCAAGCCGCGCGGCACGCTCGACGGCGTGCCGGTGACCATCAAGGACAACCTCGCGACCGAGGGCGATCCGATGCCGCTGGGCACCGCCGCCTACGAGCTGGTGCCGATGACGTACGACTCGCCGCCCGCCGCGCGCCTGAAGGAAGACGGCGCGGTGATGGTTGCCAAGACCACCATGCCCGACCTGGGCATGCTGTCGTCGGGGCTGTCGAGCTTTCACGAACTCTCGCGCAACCCGTGGGACCTGTCGCGCACGCCCGGCGGCTCCAGCTCGGGAGCGGGCTCGGCCGCCGCAGGCGGCTACGGCCCGCTGCACGTGGGTACCGACATCGGCGGCTCGCTGCGCCTGCCGGCGAGCTGGTGCGGCATCTACACGCTGAAGCCCAGCTTCGGCCGCATTCCGCTGAGCTCGCCCTACATGGGCCGCTGCGCCGGCCCGATGACGCGCACCGTGGCCGATTCCGCGCTGATGATGGCCTCGGTGGCCCAGCCCGACGACCGCGACTACTCCGAACTGCCCGCGCCCTCCATCGACTGGAACGCCTTCGAGGTCGACCCGTCGTTCATCAAGGGCAAGCGCGTGGCGCTGCACATGGACGCAGGCTGCGGCCTCCCGCTCGATCCGCAGATCGGCGAGGCCGTCCGCCGAGCCGCGAAGCGCATCGAGGCGGCCGGCGCGCAGGTGGAGGAAATCGGCGCCTTCATGACGCCGCAGATGCTGCAGGGCATGGACCATTTCTGGCGCATGCGCTCGTGCCTGGACATGCAGGCCATGACCGAAGCGCAGCGCGCGAAGATCCTGCCGTACATCCGCGCGTGGGCCGAGAGCGCGTCCGGCTTCTCGGGCGCGCACATCTTCGACGCCTACAGCCAGTTCATCGCCACGCGCATCGCCACGGTGGCGGCCACCAAGGCCTACGACTTCGTGCTCTCGCCGGTGTCGCCGAACCTGCCCGCGCCCGCTGACCACGCCTCGCCCACCAACGACCCGATGCGCCCGCTGGAGCACATCGGCTTCACGGTACCGTACAACATGTCGGAGCAGCCCGCCGCGTCGATCAACTGCGGCTACTCGGCCGAGGGCCTGCCCATCGGCCTTCAGATCGCGGGACGGCGCTTCGACGACCTGGGCGTGCTGCAGTTCAGCCGCGCGTTCGAGCAGATCCGCGAAGCGCAAAGACCCTGGCCGGAACCGAAATGA
- a CDS encoding aldehyde dehydrogenase family protein, producing MTNASHYIDGRRVPSEGNATIDVIDPSDGQKFGEIARGTAADIDTAVRAARQAIGDNFDGPWGAMTALQRGRLLAKLGAAVMEHHEELAQLEARDTGKALRVARNDATALARYMEYYAGACDKLHGDTLPYERGYTVLTVRNPHGVTGHIVPWNYPMQIAGRSVGAALAAGNACVVKPAEDASLSLLRLAEIATEVGFPAGALNVVTGYGKEAGAALCAHPGIDHISFTGSTMTGRSVGLAAAERHCPVTLELGGKSPQIVFADADLDAAEPVLVNAIIQNAGQTCSAGSRVLVEQSIYEEVVQRLAKRFMAVKAGTPAEDLDMGPLINEKQFRQVRDMVATAEASGMKVAARGTVSPNASSTGFYQEAVLFRDVPHDSDFAQREVFGPVLAVMPFKDEAEAVRLANGTDFGLVAGVWTRDGGRQLRMAHKLHCGQVFVNNYGAAGGVELPFGGVKSSGFGREKGFEALLGFTTLKTIAIKHG from the coding sequence ATGACCAACGCATCCCACTACATCGACGGCCGCCGCGTGCCGTCCGAAGGCAACGCCACCATCGACGTGATCGATCCGAGCGACGGCCAGAAATTCGGCGAGATCGCGCGCGGCACGGCCGCCGACATCGACACCGCCGTGCGCGCCGCGCGCCAGGCCATCGGCGACAACTTCGACGGCCCCTGGGGCGCGATGACCGCGCTGCAGCGCGGCCGGCTGCTCGCCAAGCTCGGCGCGGCCGTCATGGAGCACCACGAAGAGCTGGCCCAGCTCGAGGCGCGCGACACCGGCAAGGCGCTGCGCGTGGCGCGCAACGACGCCACCGCGCTGGCGCGCTACATGGAGTACTACGCCGGCGCCTGCGACAAGCTGCACGGCGACACCCTGCCCTACGAGCGCGGCTACACCGTGCTGACGGTGCGCAACCCGCACGGTGTGACGGGCCACATCGTGCCCTGGAACTACCCGATGCAGATCGCCGGGCGCAGCGTGGGCGCCGCGCTGGCCGCGGGCAACGCCTGCGTGGTGAAGCCGGCCGAAGACGCCAGCCTCTCGCTGCTGCGGCTGGCCGAGATCGCCACGGAAGTGGGCTTCCCGGCGGGCGCGCTCAACGTGGTGACCGGCTACGGCAAGGAAGCCGGCGCAGCGCTGTGCGCGCACCCCGGCATCGACCACATCTCGTTCACCGGCTCGACCATGACCGGGCGCAGCGTGGGCCTGGCCGCGGCCGAGCGCCACTGCCCGGTGACGCTGGAGCTGGGCGGCAAGTCGCCGCAGATCGTTTTCGCCGACGCCGACCTGGACGCGGCCGAGCCGGTGCTGGTCAACGCCATCATCCAGAACGCCGGGCAGACCTGCTCGGCCGGCAGCCGCGTGCTGGTGGAACAGTCGATCTACGAAGAGGTGGTGCAGCGGCTCGCCAAGCGCTTCATGGCCGTGAAGGCGGGCACCCCGGCGGAAGACCTGGACATGGGTCCGCTCATCAACGAGAAGCAGTTCCGCCAGGTGCGCGACATGGTCGCGACGGCGGAGGCCAGCGGCATGAAGGTGGCGGCGCGCGGCACGGTGTCGCCCAACGCCTCGTCCACCGGCTTCTACCAGGAGGCGGTGCTGTTCCGCGACGTGCCGCACGACAGCGACTTCGCGCAGCGCGAGGTTTTCGGCCCGGTGCTGGCGGTGATGCCGTTCAAGGACGAGGCCGAGGCGGTGCGCCTGGCCAACGGCACGGACTTCGGCCTGGTGGCCGGTGTGTGGACGCGCGACGGCGGCCGCCAGCTGCGCATGGCGCACAAGCTGCACTGCGGCCAGGTCTTCGTGAACAATTACGGTGCGGCGGGCGGCGTGGAGCTGCCCTTCGGCGGCGTGAAATCGAGCGGCTTCGGCCGCGAGAAGGGCTTCGAGGCCCTGCTCGGCTTCACGACCCTCAAGACCATCGCAATCAAGCACGGATGA